The Cyclobacteriaceae bacterium DNA segment ATAAATAACCTGCGCACCCTGGTTCAAAACGTATTGCAACCCTTTCGCGATTACCTGAACAGAATACGGCCAGCCGGAACACCCGAACGCAGAATTGTACCTTCATCCGGTTACCGTTCACCATTAGTTAATGCAGCCGTTGGCGGATCTTCCACCAGCGATCACATGACCGGCCGCGCAACTGATTTCAGCGTACCCGGCATGACACCCAACGAAGTGGCCGAAGCACTAAAAAAATCAGGTTTACCGTTCGATCAGTTAATTATTTACCCAACGCATGTGCACGTAAGTTATAAAACACCGTTGCGCTACATGGTTATGACTAATCTAAACGGCTTAGGTGGAATTGATCAGTATGGAAATGAAATTGATGTATGACACGCTTTAAAAAAATATTGAAAACATTTAACGGGTGGTTTGGCTTCGCCATAGCCAGCGCACTGTTTTTTATTGCACCACCTGTGTACCGCATTTTTGATCCAACAGCGGGCCAGTTTGATGCCGGTTACATTCACCCGATTATTTACGCGGCATGTGTGCTTTGCTTTGCCAGCGGATTATCCTTCGCGCTGGTATTTTTTACTGCGCCAGGCTTACACAAGGCATTCGATGAATTTTTAGAAAGCGATGGCAGCAAGCCGCTGGAGGGCTACAAATTCAGCATGGCCAAGCTGGCCTTTATCATGTTTTTAGTGTTCACCTTTTTATTCTGCGCAACCGTATGGTTTACAGTGTAAAAAATAACGCGCCACGGGGCAATGTAATACTGGCGGCAGTGCTTACCGCATTGTTTCTGCTTATGCTTACGTGCTCAGGTTGTGTGCCTGAGCAAAAGCCGGTTATTATTCAGCCACCGGTAAGCAGCTTAATTAAGGCCACCAAAACCCAACGCGAATGTGTAGTTGAAACATACCGTGCTGAAATAGGTGTACGCGAAGCAACCGGCAATAACGATGGCCACCACGTTGAAAAGTACCTGGCCAGCACACAGCTTGGCCCAGGGTACGCCTGGTGCGCAGCTTTTGTAAACTGGAACATGCGCCACTGTGGCGTAATAGGTCCGCAGGCTGCGGCATGGTCGCCAAGTTGGTTTGCAAAAGATAGGCTAACCCATAACCCATTGCCAGGCGATGTGTTTGGCCTGTATTACCAAAGCAAAAAACGCATTGCACACGTAGGCTTTGTTGACGAATGGACCGCAACTAAAGTACGTACCGTTGAAGGCAACACCAACGATGCCGGCAGCCGCGATGGCGTATATGTGAAGTATCGAATACCGAAACAAATTACAGCAACCGCAAACTGGATTGATTGAACTATGAATTTTGAAGAAAAACTTTCGATTTTAGGATTTACAGTTATAGGCATAAACACCATTGCCGACCTCAACCAAATACTGGAGGCTATTTTATTAACCGGATCAATCATTGCCGGTGGGGCCGGTATGTATTGGCGCTACCTCAAACATAAACGCGAAAACAAATGATCAGCACAGCCATACTTTCAAAAATTGGTTTACCGCTACTCATTGCCGGTGGCAGCTTCTTTGGTGGCATGGTGTTTCAGGCCAAAGTATTGAAACCAAACATTGTGGTGGATAGCAAACCGGTGGTAAACATACCCAGGTGCCCCGACTGCAATTGCCCGCCCGCCATTGGCACGGAGCTGGATAAAATTAAAAACACACGCGGCACCGTTAATTTGCATTTACACCAAAACTATACCGTAGCCGGTGATAGCACTGCGCTGCGCACCATAGTTGAAGAAACCATTAACAACGCGTTCGACAAACGAAAAATTAAAAAGCAATAACATGGGATCATTATTCAGAAGGCTAAGTACAGGTGATGTAATCGAACCAGGGATTTCACCAAATGGAAAATTTGTAAGCCCCGATCAGGTAAACAAAGGATCTAACCGGGTAACTTTTAATGGTTCTTTAGCCATGAATAACCCAATTGGAACGGTTTGGCCAGATTACGTTCAAGATGATAATTTAACCATTACTATTGATGGTGATGCTATTCCGGGTGGTACTGATTCAGTACGCATTACAGCGAATGGCGACACCATAACCCTTGACCCAGCCTATACATGGGTGAACATGGCCAACGATGAAATTTCAAACACTGATGGTGCAGTTAATGAACTTATATTTTTCGCCAAATTTTTAAACTACGATAATCAGGGTAATGCTAACGCTGGTACAATACTATACACCTGCAAAATTATTGTATGAGTGGATTACGGAAAATATTGATGGCAATGGGCGGTGCCTACGTTTTTTCTGACGAGTATTTAGCTATTCTCGCTCAGGCTACAACATGGGGCATAACGAAACCTACATTAGCCTATCAAATCCGGCAGGATCAATTATTGCGTAGGTGGTTGGCTGACGGAACCTGGGATAACGCAGACAAAATTTATTTTATAGCCAACGATGGATCAAAACAATTTGGAGAGATTGAATGGAAAAACCCATCCACGCATCGACTGACCGAAGTAGCTAATGGTGGTGCTTTAATTTGGGATAGCGAAGAAGGCACAAAATCTGACGGGTTAGCTTATTATAATGCTGGATTTTCTCTTTCCTCTTTAACACAGTACCAACAAAACAGTGCGTTTATAGGAATTGTTCAGTTTAATCCGGTGGCTAACACAAGCCAAATTACCGGAGTTAGATCAGCATCATCGCAACGCGCAGTATTAACACCACGCAATAACAGCGATGCTTTTTCAGCTATATTTAATTCAGGTACAGCAGTTACTGTAATATATACACCAAGTGCAGAGTTTAATTATTTGTCTGCTAAACGTGATGGAACAACCGTAACAGTTTCAGCTAATGGTGAAATAAATACAGGCAGCCACGCTTCAACAACAGTACCTACACATAACTATTTTGTACTTGCCCAAAATAACGCGGGTACACTCACAGCAGGTTCACAGGTAACAAGCCCAATGAGTTTTTTGATTATAGGAAATAAGGATTTAGATGGTGTAATGGACGATCTTCAGGATTTTTTTGAGGAAGCCCCTATAGAAGGGGCGTTCATTTACGGTGAACTTGAAACACTGTATCCCGAAGCCTCTTTTGAAGAAATTACAGCCATGCGTGTAAACAACATGAATGTGTTGAAAGAAAAGGCTTTGCGAGCTATTGATACAGAAACCGTTTTACAGATTACCGATTACCTTGAAATTTATGCAGAACCCGATCAGGGTGATACCGTAACAAACGGTAAAGTAAACATCAATGCCGATGAAGTGCTGCGCATTAATGCACCATTTACTGTTAATGTATTCCCGTTTGCAAACGATCATTTACGCTATGTGCTTTTTAAAGTTAATTCAGGAGGCACCTTAGAGTTTACAGGCGGTGGTAAATGGACTGCAAATGATGTATTGAGTGGTCAGCTTGAAACCTATAATGTTACGTTGAGAAAAAGCGCTAATCCAAAATTAATTGAGCTGAATGAATCCGCCCGTGCTGGCTTTTGGGATAACCTTGAAGTGGGCAAAACAATTTTAATCAACTATGAATTTGAAACCATTGGTGAAGTAAACACCATTGCAAGTTGGGATGAAATAGCGGGTACCATAACGGTAACCAACGATATTAACACCACCAACGACCGATCAAACGCATACACATTTATTGGTACTGCTTTTGAACCTACCATTTCAGTTGCCGATTATGAGGAATATGGTAGATTTTGGATTTATGAAAACCACCGAAATGTTTTTGTGTACTCTATTCCACCAAACGGTCATCAAGCGGTTTATATTTCAGCCGATAACCTTCAAACCTACGGGTTTAACAGGCACTTCCTGCTAAGTATTGAACGTGGTGAACTCGAATTTACAGGCGAAGTAACCATTGAAAAGAGTGAAATAGGCATTAACTTTTTTGCTTCGAGCGCTGCCAATTACCAAATGTTTAGGTTTGAAACACTAAACCTTGTGGATAACGGGGTTATCGTTGCCGGATCAATAACGAGCTTTACAGCAGGCGATATTCTTGGCTCAGGTGCATACATACATCCAAATATTTTGATACGTGGTGACCAACTGAATTTGATTAGAAATACTGCCTTTGCCTTTAGATTATATTCTGCATCAGGTGGTGGGCCTGTTATCGCTGATCCTGAATACCGCGCAGACTTTAACGTAATTTATTGTGAAGATAACATTGAAGGCGATTTTCGTTCAAGCAACAAAATACCAACCAATGTAAACCAACTGCTTAACAGCACACGGTTGGTAAACCTGCATTACCAAACTACCATTGGTTATGCTGAAATGACACTTGTTGATGTACAACCCGATCATACAGATATTTATGGCAGCTTCCCAACTGATTGCATTATAAATGGTGGTATAATTACGGGTGAACTCTTTATGAGTGGTTCGATTACATTTAACAACACCACATTAAAGTTAAAAAATAAAGAGTTTAATGCCTCTCAGGCTTTATTTATTGTTAACGGTGCAAACCCAACGCTTAATTTAATTGATTGCGAAGTTGATGTTGACGATACTGTAAGTTTATTTACACCGGGTAACGCTGAACCGGGTGGTGCGCAGCTTGCACAAGCCTTGATTTACGTAGGTAATGTTGCTGATGAAACCGCTGGCCCTCAACTTATGTACATTGAAGGGTTAACCGTTGTAGATAATAAATATTATTGCGGATTTTTCCTGAAAGAAGATGACGGGTTTGCCGAATGGGATGTTTCGCAAGTGGTGGGTGGAAAAATAATAATTAAAGATTCATCCATAAACACATCACGCTGGTCGGATTATACACGCTTGCGGCCACACTTACGAACTCAACTTGAAGTTGACAATTGTAGCATAGTAGCAGGTGGTATGCTTCAAACCGGAACCTTACGGGTAATGGTTAATAAACCTTTACTTACAACAGCAAACAAAACAATTAATGCAAACACAGTTAATTTTAACTTTGAGCAGGATGTTTACATAACAGGTGGCGGAACACTTGAAAACCTGAAAGCCAACTATTTTGACGGAGCGAGTTTATTAGATGGAACCATTAACTACAATGGTGTGGTACGAATCCATGCAGTTGGTACAGATATTACAGTTGTAAACACAGGAAATATTAATTACTCAGGTACAATTACAGCGGGTAACTTCCTTGAACTAAACGGATCAACCGAAATAGCCGGGGTGTTAAGTACAGAAGTTGAGCGTGTATTGGCAACATCCGATGGAAGCCTTGATTTAGTGGAAGCTGAATTGCAGGCGCTATATGGGATGGACAATAAATTTATTGAAGATGTTGAAGTGGAAACGGATGAAGTGCTTTCATTTGATGGATTTTTACTTGACGGAACCAATGCGGAAGGATTTGTTGATACACGAACAGGTACAGTAAACATTTTACGAAAAACCGGAACATGGGCTAATGGTGTTGATGTGATAATAAGATATAAATACTACACAACTGTAAACCATTTGGGCGTTTGGCAACCTTAATTTAAAACGTATGACCTACACCGTAAAACCAGGCGACACACTAAGCAAAATTGCCCGCGATGTATTGGGCAACATGGCCCTTTGGCCGGCAATTGCTGAGCTTAACGATTTGAAAAACCCGGATCTGATTTTCCCCGGCCAGGTGTTGATTTTACCCGATAAACTGGAGCCACTAACACCCGCCACACAACCCACCCCGCAACAAGCCGGTGTGCCCGGGTGGTTAGGCTGGTTGCTGGCCTTGAGTATTGGTGGTGGGTTGTTATGGGCCAACCGGCACAAGCTAAAAGCAAAAGCCAGCAAGGCCATTGCAACCGTTAAACGTAAAGCCAAAAATAAATGAGCACGCAAAACAAAATATGGATTGGTGTAGGCATTGCCGGGCTGGCCGCGCTGCTTTACTTTAAGCCGTGGCGCAAAAAAAGCACCGATTACCTGAACCTTGAACCGCATGAGATCAGGGAAATTGACTATTTGATAGGCAATTTTGGATATACCTATGAAGAAGCCTTGAACATAACACTTGATAAATTCCGCAAGGAGTATAAAGGATCATCCGGGTGGAGCTAATTTTTAATTGAACTATGCGAATAGCCGAAAAGCACATACGCCATTACAATCGCCTTAACGGCAACCTGATTACCAAAAAAGCCCTGGTAAAATTTCATGCTGCCCTAAAAAAAGACATTGACAGCAGGCGAATTGATGCACACGTACCGTTTGGCGTAGAGTGTTTGGATATCGAAAAGAAACTGGCAAAGGCAATTACACAGATTAACGGCCACACCATGCAGGTTGAATTAAAGCCGATAAAACTTACTTCAGTAAAAGTGGTACATACCAAAAACGATATTGAACCGGTTAAGAAAAAAAGTAAGAAGGAAAAGCGTAAAGCCTTTAAACCAAAAAGCCGGGGTAAAAAAACTAAAGTGGTGAACGCTCCTAAGTTGAAGCGAGAAAGTAAAAGACCACTGCCACCTGTGGATCGTAACAAGCGCGGCAAGGCCGCAGCGGAGCCTTCAATAAATTTAAAACCGAAAGTGGAAAAGCGTAAACCTAAAATGGCTAAATCACTCAATGGACTGGCCGGTGCCGATCAGCTTACCAGCATACAATTTTATGAGCACGATTTAGGTCCGTTCAAAAAGGAGTTTCATCGCCTTAACAGCGATAGCAACGTAATGATATGGGGCCAGCCCGGCCACGGTAAAACGGTTAAGTTGCTCCAGCTTGCGCAACACTTTGCCAATAATGGTAAAAAGGTGTTGTACGTGGCTGAAGAAGAATACGGCAAAAGCACACTGGCCGAAAAATTAACCACGTTTAAAATCGGCCATCCTAATTTGAGCTTTTCCGGTGAACTGGTGGAAGATCACCTGGCACACTTTGATGTGATTTTCTTCGATAGCGTGAACAGCATGGGCCTAACCAGCCACGATGTAAAGCGCCTGGATAAAAAGTACCCGAACAAATTATTTTTCCTCATTGTGCAAACCACCAAAGAAGGCGACTTTAGGGGTGGCCGTGATTGGGAGCACATTGTAGATATTGCCGGAGAGATCCGCAACCGCAAACTGATCCTGCGTAAAAACCGCCTCGATAGCAACTTTAAAACCAAAGCCGATAAACTTATGGTTGATGCCCTGGTAGAAGAACAAAAGCAAAAGCAGCAAATCAAAAAACTTGTTAAAGAACAAACGGAACCGGCCGAACCGGTAAGCATGTAAACCCATATTTTATGTTTGTAGATACTTCATACCTCACAACCGTAAAGGTTAACGACCCGATTAAGCAGGTTGCAACCACCACAACGCAACCAGCGCCACCACAGCAAAAGGCTAACTTTTGGGATACGCTTTTTAAAGCTGCCGATAGTGCTGCCAACGTAATTAATGCCGTAAAGCAACCGGCCACACAAACGCCAACGTATGGCGGCAGCTTTCAGCCACAGCCCATACCACAACAAAACAACACCATGAAAACCGTGTTGATTGTTGGCGGTGTTGCCGTTGCTGGTTTGGCCGCGTGGGCAATTTTTGGCAAGAAGAAGAAAAAGTAAAAACCAAATTTTTTATGAACGCCTTTGCACTTTCCGGGTTGGGTGTAACCGTTACACCCGATCAAATTAATACCATTACAAACATTGCTTCACAGACTACACCAACCGGTAGTAAGGCTAGCGTTATTGCCAGTGGTGCAGCAGCAGGGGCAGGGTTTGGTACAGCTGTGCCGGTTATTGGTACAGCCGTTGGAGCTGTATTAGGTGCATTTGCGGCATTAATTAAGCTGGGCAACAAACCAGCCACGCATACCATGAAGCGCGTAACCATTAACGGGCTTGAATATATGGAGCTTATACCGAAGGATCCGGCTAATAGATTTCATCTGCTTGTTTTAATTGATGGACATGCAAGTACATTTGTACCAATACTTCCATTAAGTACAACAAATAGCCTTTTAATATCCGGCACGCTTAAAAGAGAGTATGAAGCCCAAATACAGGCCAAGTTGGCGGACTTTTTTTTCTCAAAGGGCATTTTACAGGTGGCTGAAAAAAATCCTAACGATTTGTTAACCTACAAATTCCCCGCTGATATTGTAAAATCTGTGCAAGCCAAAGGCTACGACTTTAACAAGGTAGATAGACTAGTGTTAACTGCACCTGATGGTGTCGTTTACAGCATACGCGGTAATCAAGTATTTTCAAACATGCAGGCACCTGGTAAGCCGGGTGAAGAAAGCCCGGCCATTATGCAGGCCGGGTTTGGTTGGATTGGTGCGCTTGTTGCATTAAGTATTATTGGGGGGTTGTGGTGGAGTGCCCACAAAGCGGAGAAGAAAAAGAAAAATCAATCAACGTAGCGTATTACTTTGTAGTTGATACCCTGCATTTTTCCGGGTTCAGGAAAATCAATAATAACACCTTCAGCGCCATTAACTTTACCAGCTTTACGTATGGGTGCAATTATCCATTCTTTGCAACCCATCGCCACGTTCAAACTTTTTTCCTCCAGCACTTCATACCTGGCAAGTGGTTCGCTATAAATGTAAACATCCATACCAAAATACTTTTCAACTTTGGCGTGGCTACGCTCATTAACTTTTGTAAACGCCATTGCCATAGCTGCTACGGCAATGAGTGCAAGGAACAGTTTTTTCATTGGTATATTTTTTTTGATTACAGTAACCAAATATAATGCCTATTCGGCAAATCCTTTCCAGTGTTGTAACGCCTGGTGGTCGTCCATCAATCCCAAATCGCGCAAATACGTGTTGGTTTGTTCAATGCTTTGGTGCCGGCATTGGCGTTGCACCAGCTTAATATCTTTTGTGGCCCGGTACAAGCTAATAGCACCGCTATGCTTGTAACTGTAAATATCGTAGGGCCGGTCGGTATAGTTTAGCTCCTTCAGCACCTTAACGTTTCGCTCCCAAAATGTGCTACGGTACGGCATGGCCTCGCCAGGCGCTTGCTTTTTGCCAAAAATGAAATGCTGAGGATCCGCCTTCAGGATGGCTGCTTTTTTAATAGCGCGCAGCAACGGTGGAGCAATGGCCACCCATTCATCGTTTCGGTTTTTGCTAATGGTACCGGGTATAAATAACCGGTTTTCTTTCACATCAATGTGGTGTATGCGTAGCTGCATCAATTCGTTTGGCCGGGCAAGTGTGTAGTAAATAAAGTGAATAAACAGCCATAGTTGCGTGTAGTCTTTATCCAGGCAAAGGGCCAATATTGCCTTCATTTGTTCATCACTAAATGCAGCATGTTTACGCGCAACGGTTTTCAGTATGGGGACATCTTCAACCGGATTTTTTTTGAACGAGCCGGGGTATCGCTTCATTACCCACCTGATGAAAATATTAAAATCACTTCGGTACTTGTTGTGTGTTTTGTTGGCAATCTGCTTTTCTTTTTTGAGCCAGGTAAACCACGCGTGCAGGTCGTTGGCATCGAGCTGCCGTAATTCAAAATCGGTTTGCTTGCGTGCATCAACATACTCCAGCCAATTGGTGGCCAGTGTAACGTAACTGCGGTAATAACTTTTGCGGTAACCGCCTGCCTCCTTGTGATCTTTAAAGAATAGCAGCGCTTCACTTACGCGCATGGTTTTAATATTGGCTGGTGGTTCGGCTGTAATTTCATCGCGGCCCAGGCACATGCCGGCAGTGAGCTGCGCGTTAACAATGCTTACCATTTCGCGGCCGATATCAAGGCGCTGCGCAAGCGTATTTTTTTTACGGTTTAGTGGGTCGAACAGTCGCCTGCGTTCCAGGCGTTCAGTCTTAACGTTCCATGCAGAGAAATCGACATACCAGCGTTTAGTAACATCGTAGTTGTGATGCACCAGCTTAGCCAGTTTATATGGGTACCGTGGCACAGTTTCTTGGCACAGTTTGTTGAAGTCGGTAAAAAGTGCGTTAATCTGATCGAAAAACGCACCTTTTTTAGTACCCGGAGCCGGAGTCGAACCGGCACAGTATTGCTACCATTGGTGTTTGAGACCAACGCGTCTACCAATTCCGCCATCCGGGCTTTTTGAAGAACGCCAGGCCGTTTACCGGCCTGTTTGTTGGGCTGCAAATATGGGTAAAGATTACCGTTTGAACAATCTACAATTCAATAAATTTCTGGAGCGAAAATGCCTGCGAACGCTCGGCAAATAAGGTTTTTATGCCCCCCCAAACATTGCCGAAAAGCTCTGACTTGCGGTATCGCTCCAGGCACTCCGCATCTTTCCAATGGCTTAAAGTCGTGTAGGTGTTGGGGTTATCAACATCTTTTAAGAGTTGAAGATGGGTACATCCTTCAAAGTTTCGGATGGCCTCTTTGTTGGTGTTAAAAATTTGTAAAAATTCGTCAACACCGGCCTCCGTAAAATGCATGCGTACAATTCTGATCAGCATAAAGTTAGTCGTCAAAGATAATGTTTACCACGCTATCGTATTCAAGGCCCAGCAATTCCGAGGCATTGCCTTTGTAGATTCCGATTTCCATTAAACCCAGGCTGTTAAATACAATAAAACATTCTCCTTCCTCGGCCTGGTTGTATTGGGTATGGAGCTTTCTGAACTTTTCCCCACCAAACTGAATGGTGAACACTTTATCCTGACTCAGTACGTCAAAGGCTTCTTTGGTAATGTTGGTCAACAGGTTGCCAAAATTATCCACCCGAAGCACATGACCGGTAATTTGTTTTCGCGTGGCTTTCATCTGCCGGTCGATCATTTTTTTGAAGGTAGGTAGCGGTTTTCCAAGCGATGTGATGCCCACTCCACTGGCTAATCGGGCTGCAGCCGGAGCAAAAATTTCTTTTTCCGGGAAGGTAGTAGTTGAAGTAGTTAGTGTATTCAGTTCAACCAGGTTCTGTTGGGCTTTATCGGTAACCAAGCCAAACAGGCCATTATCTGCGCCAACAAAAAAATGATCTTCCACCTGCAAGGCGATTGCGGCATCGTTTCGGTTACCCGTGGCATGCACACCTACCAGGTGCACGGTGCCTTTTGGGAAATCACGAAAAATACCCCGCAAAATGAAAGCGGCATGTGCCAGATCGCACGGAGCAATGGCATGGGTAATGTCGATGATTCGGATACCCGGATTGACCGACAGGATTTTAGCCTTGATAGCCGCCACATAGTGGTCGTTTGTTCCCGAATCTGTCAGCAGGGTAATAATGGCCATGTATTGATGCTCCCCGTGTTCTTTTGTAAGTTTACTGGCAAAAATAAACACTTTTAACAGCATTTATTATCCGTAAAAACTGCATCCCGTATTTTGACTGAGAAAGTAATAACCCTTGAGGAAGTATCCCTGGTTGATTTTCTGGGGATTGAAAACCGAAACATCACCGAACTGGCATCTGCTTTTCCTAAAAGCCGTATTGTGGCGCGGGGTAACCAGATCATGGTTCGCGGAAGTGCCGATGAGATTATTCAGATTGATGATATCCTCCAGTCGCTGATGGACCATTACCATAAGTACGGCATTATTACCGAAGAAAATGTGAAGGATTATGTTTCGCGTGAGCAGGAAATTGTTCAGTCGCAGGTTGCGGGTGAAGAGTTGATTCTTCATGGAACCAAAGGCACACCGATTAAAGCCAAAACCCCAAATCAACAACGATTGGTGCAACTGGTGAAAGAAAACGACCTGGTGTTTGCACTCGGTCCTGCGGGTACAGGCAAGACCTACATTTCAGTAGCACTGGCCGTGCGGGCACTCAAAAATAAACAGGTAAAGAAAATAATCATAACTCGCCCCGCAGTGGAGGCAGGGGAGAACCTGGGTTTTCTTCCCGGTGATTTGAAAGAAAAGATTGACCCGTACCTGCGCCCAATTTATGACGGACTCAACGACATGATTCCATACGAGAAGCTTCAATATTATATGGAGCGCGAAATCATTGAAATAGCGCCTTTGGCCTACATGCGCGGTCGTACGTTAAATAACGCCTTTATTCTGCTGGATGAAGCGCAAAACACCACACCCATGCAAATGAAAATGTTCCTCACGCGTATGGGCCCTGATTCCAAAATGATTGTTACAGGGGATACCTCACAGGTTGATCTTCCGAAAAAACAAAGTTCCGGTTTGAATGAAGCCATCTCGATTTTAAAAGACGTTAAGGGCATTGGCTTGATTGAACTGAATGAAAAGGATGTTGTCCGTCATAAATTGGTGCGTGATATCATTGACGCCTATGCGCGCAAACAGAAGAGTGAAGGCGGAAATTAATAGTCTGAATTGATCCTTGCCTTGAATTCTATCGCCTTTTCGCTATTTTCCCTACATGTTTTATTGGACGCCCTACACATTTGTACGGATCGTTTTTTTCTTCATTGCAGGTATTGTATTGGGCATTTATCAGCCTGATCTGATTCCTGATAAAGTGGCCTGGTTTCTTTTTATCGGATGTGTGACCGGGTTTCTGATACTTTCTCGTTTTAAATATAAAATCAATCCTGGCGTGTTGGGTTTGATGGCAGTACTCTTTGCCGGTTACAGCAACACATTATTACATACCGAATCAAGAAGGGCAGATCATTTTTTGCATGAAAAGGTAATCAAGCAATACATAGCCGTTGTGGCGGGGTTTGAAGAAGAGAAGACCAAGTCGTGGAAGGTTGAAGCGCATGTTCAAT contains these protein-coding regions:
- a CDS encoding D-Ala-D-Ala carboxypeptidase family metallohydrolase; the encoded protein is MKNIKWYWWALLIAGGAAVLNRQRIVGNLNAIRLGTNFTLDEFIQTATGYDNVPGESEINNLRTLVQNVLQPFRDYLNRIRPAGTPERRIVPSSGYRSPLVNAAVGGSSTSDHMTGRATDFSVPGMTPNEVAEALKKSGLPFDQLIIYPTHVHVSYKTPLRYMVMTNLNGLGGIDQYGNEIDV
- a CDS encoding CHAP domain-containing protein, whose translation is MVYSVKNNAPRGNVILAAVLTALFLLMLTCSGCVPEQKPVIIQPPVSSLIKATKTQRECVVETYRAEIGVREATGNNDGHHVEKYLASTQLGPGYAWCAAFVNWNMRHCGVIGPQAAAWSPSWFAKDRLTHNPLPGDVFGLYYQSKKRIAHVGFVDEWTATKVRTVEGNTNDAGSRDGVYVKYRIPKQITATANWID
- a CDS encoding LysM peptidoglycan-binding domain-containing protein, which gives rise to MTYTVKPGDTLSKIARDVLGNMALWPAIAELNDLKNPDLIFPGQVLILPDKLEPLTPATQPTPQQAGVPGWLGWLLALSIGGGLLWANRHKLKAKASKAIATVKRKAKNK
- a CDS encoding tyrosine-type recombinase/integrase; translation: MPRYPYKLAKLVHHNYDVTKRWYVDFSAWNVKTERLERRRLFDPLNRKKNTLAQRLDIGREMVSIVNAQLTAGMCLGRDEITAEPPANIKTMRVSEALLFFKDHKEAGGYRKSYYRSYVTLATNWLEYVDARKQTDFELRQLDANDLHAWFTWLKKEKQIANKTHNKYRSDFNIFIRWVMKRYPGSFKKNPVEDVPILKTVARKHAAFSDEQMKAILALCLDKDYTQLWLFIHFIYYTLARPNELMQLRIHHIDVKENRLFIPGTISKNRNDEWVAIAPPLLRAIKKAAILKADPQHFIFGKKQAPGEAMPYRSTFWERNVKVLKELNYTDRPYDIYSYKHSGAISLYRATKDIKLVQRQCRHQSIEQTNTYLRDLGLMDDHQALQHWKGFAE
- a CDS encoding antibiotic biosynthesis monooxygenase family protein; protein product: MLIRIVRMHFTEAGVDEFLQIFNTNKEAIRNFEGCTHLQLLKDVDNPNTYTTLSHWKDAECLERYRKSELFGNVWGGIKTLFAERSQAFSLQKFIEL
- a CDS encoding SAM-dependent chlorinase/fluorinase — encoded protein: MLLKVFIFASKLTKEHGEHQYMAIITLLTDSGTNDHYVAAIKAKILSVNPGIRIIDITHAIAPCDLAHAAFILRGIFRDFPKGTVHLVGVHATGNRNDAAIALQVEDHFFVGADNGLFGLVTDKAQQNLVELNTLTTSTTTFPEKEIFAPAAARLASGVGITSLGKPLPTFKKMIDRQMKATRKQITGHVLRVDNFGNLLTNITKEAFDVLSQDKVFTIQFGGEKFRKLHTQYNQAEEGECFIVFNSLGLMEIGIYKGNASELLGLEYDSVVNIIFDD
- a CDS encoding PhoH family protein; this encodes MTEKVITLEEVSLVDFLGIENRNITELASAFPKSRIVARGNQIMVRGSADEIIQIDDILQSLMDHYHKYGIITEENVKDYVSREQEIVQSQVAGEELILHGTKGTPIKAKTPNQQRLVQLVKENDLVFALGPAGTGKTYISVALAVRALKNKQVKKIIITRPAVEAGENLGFLPGDLKEKIDPYLRPIYDGLNDMIPYEKLQYYMEREIIEIAPLAYMRGRTLNNAFILLDEAQNTTPMQMKMFLTRMGPDSKMIVTGDTSQVDLPKKQSSGLNEAISILKDVKGIGLIELNEKDVVRHKLVRDIIDAYARKQKSEGGN